A section of the Planctomycetaceae bacterium genome encodes:
- a CDS encoding sigma-54-dependent Fis family transcriptional regulator → MAAAKWIERNEMLQNQGNDAFGSLIQLCGRQLADAVEADDLGEFLHRQLAELASELAAQWVAVLKRIPGPAWQTLAEHGRHSLSEKPVRIWDESLERESATIQDVSGGWSVFAFPLDRDNAVADLLVGATRSPDGQLASAGFLAAQALSLSARLADQNVQNLRRLDRLKSTLDIASKLSLAEEKAPLLELIASEATRLLDCDRASIFLWDRDRGEVEARPALGVPGGSLRLPANEGIVGDTLRTGQAVIVADAYDDPRFNQDVDRKSGYRTRNLVCVPLKDSDGTIVGAFECMNRHNDLPFTDEDVECLQQLGTQAAVAVRNLKERSLLHRSRDQLAAQVTSKVQIIGESSAIAALRDTIRRLSMTDLPVLVLGESGTGKEVAAQSLHYNGQRANSPFVAVNCAALTETLLESELFGHEQGAFTDAREARQGKFELADGGTLFLDEIGDMSPGGQAKLLRVLEQKVITRVGGSQAIPIDVRIVAATNANLAESVREKKFREDLYYRLSVVTLDLPALRDRPEDILPLAEHFLKHFATQARRPALQFTSEARRRLQAHTWPGNIRELRNLMERVAFLCPHDRVDVDDLAFILSPGQKSGDQPSLDMGLETATRVFQRDFIRRCIRQVNENMTDAAKLLGLHRSNLYRKMKQLEMKEVSGTE, encoded by the coding sequence TTGGCTGCTGCAAAGTGGATTGAACGGAACGAAATGCTGCAGAATCAGGGAAACGACGCGTTCGGGTCTCTGATTCAATTGTGCGGACGCCAGTTGGCGGACGCCGTCGAAGCGGACGATTTGGGGGAGTTCCTGCACCGTCAGTTGGCGGAGCTGGCGTCGGAATTGGCGGCACAGTGGGTCGCGGTGCTGAAGCGAATACCCGGGCCGGCCTGGCAGACTCTGGCCGAACACGGGCGTCACTCGCTGTCCGAAAAGCCGGTTCGAATCTGGGACGAATCGCTCGAACGGGAATCCGCCACAATTCAGGACGTCAGCGGCGGCTGGAGCGTTTTTGCGTTTCCGCTGGACCGCGACAATGCGGTCGCGGACCTGTTGGTGGGAGCGACTCGAAGTCCTGACGGCCAGCTTGCGTCGGCCGGTTTTCTGGCGGCTCAGGCGTTAAGTCTGTCGGCCCGGCTGGCGGATCAGAATGTTCAGAACCTGCGACGTCTGGACCGGCTGAAATCGACGCTGGACATTGCGTCCAAGTTGTCATTGGCGGAGGAAAAGGCTCCTCTGCTGGAACTCATCGCCAGCGAAGCGACTCGCCTGCTGGACTGCGACCGAGCCAGCATATTTCTGTGGGATCGGGATCGCGGCGAAGTCGAAGCCCGGCCGGCGCTGGGAGTCCCCGGCGGTTCGCTGCGGCTGCCCGCGAACGAAGGGATTGTCGGCGATACGCTGCGAACCGGGCAGGCGGTCATCGTCGCCGACGCCTACGACGACCCGCGGTTCAACCAGGACGTCGATCGCAAAAGCGGTTATCGAACGCGCAATCTGGTCTGCGTCCCGCTGAAGGATTCGGACGGCACCATCGTCGGCGCTTTTGAATGCATGAACCGGCACAACGATCTTCCGTTCACGGATGAAGACGTCGAGTGCCTGCAGCAACTGGGAACTCAGGCGGCGGTGGCCGTTCGCAATCTGAAGGAACGCAGCCTGCTGCACCGCAGTCGCGACCAGTTGGCGGCTCAGGTCACGAGCAAAGTGCAGATCATCGGCGAAAGTTCGGCCATCGCGGCGCTGCGAGACACGATTCGCCGGCTGTCGATGACCGACCTTCCGGTGCTGGTCCTTGGCGAAAGCGGCACAGGCAAGGAAGTGGCCGCTCAGTCGCTGCACTACAACGGTCAGCGAGCGAACTCGCCGTTCGTCGCCGTCAACTGTGCGGCGCTGACGGAAACGCTGCTGGAAAGCGAACTATTCGGCCACGAACAGGGTGCCTTCACGGACGCTCGCGAAGCGCGGCAGGGCAAATTCGAACTGGCGGACGGCGGGACGCTGTTCCTTGACGAAATCGGCGACATGAGTCCCGGCGGCCAGGCAAAACTGCTGCGTGTGCTGGAACAGAAAGTCATCACGCGAGTCGGCGGGTCTCAGGCGATTCCGATCGATGTGCGGATCGTCGCCGCCACCAACGCCAACCTTGCGGAATCGGTGCGGGAAAAGAAATTCCGCGAAGACCTGTACTATCGGCTGAGCGTTGTGACTCTGGACCTGCCCGCTCTGCGCGACCGGCCGGAAGACATCCTTCCGCTGGCGGAGCATTTCCTGAAGCACTTTGCGACTCAGGCGCGGCGCCCGGCGCTGCAGTTCACGTCGGAAGCGCGCCGCCGGCTGCAGGCTCACACGTGGCCGGGCAACATTCGCGAACTGCGAAATCTGATGGAACGAGTCGCGTTTCTGTGTCCGCACGATCGCGTGGACGTCGACGATCTGGCCTTCATTCTGAGCCCCGGACAGAAGAGCGGCGATCAGCCGTCGCTGGACATGGGACTGGAAACCGCCACGCGCGTTTTTCAGCGGGACTTCATTCGCCGCTGCATTCGTCAGGTCAACGAAAACATGACCGACGCCGCGAAGCTGCTGGGCCTGCACCGGTCCAACCTGTATCGCAAGATGAAACAGCTGGAAATGAAGGAAGTCAGCGGGACGGAATGA
- a CDS encoding ECF-type sigma factor: protein MPVFSFGTDAEMDAAEPFNQLMDRVKAGDATAAQSLWNLYHPAVLRLLRKRLPAHHRRAFDEDDVAASAFMSFFDGLAADRFPDLTEPDNLWNLLAVIAGRKAQSYVRFHGRKKRGGSALRGESAFAPTEERSVRGIEQVDGGDHSPATVVEFVDEVDNLLAALKDDDLRTIALLKLDGFSVAEIAAEAGMTQRAVQRRLALIRQTWRESAGVPN, encoded by the coding sequence GTGCCCGTTTTTTCCTTCGGAACCGATGCTGAAATGGACGCGGCCGAACCGTTCAACCAGTTGATGGACCGCGTGAAGGCCGGTGACGCCACGGCGGCGCAGTCGTTGTGGAACCTGTATCACCCGGCGGTTCTGCGGTTGCTGCGGAAGCGGCTGCCGGCTCATCACCGGCGCGCGTTCGACGAGGACGATGTCGCCGCCAGTGCGTTCATGAGCTTCTTTGACGGCCTTGCCGCCGACCGGTTTCCGGATCTGACGGAACCGGACAATCTATGGAACCTGCTGGCTGTGATCGCCGGACGCAAGGCTCAGTCGTACGTCAGGTTTCACGGTCGAAAGAAACGCGGTGGAAGTGCGCTGCGAGGGGAATCCGCGTTCGCGCCGACGGAGGAACGTTCGGTCCGCGGAATCGAACAGGTGGACGGCGGCGATCATTCTCCGGCAACGGTTGTCGAGTTCGTCGACGAAGTGGACAACCTGCTGGCGGCACTGAAAGACGACGACCTGCGCACAATCGCGCTACTGAAACTGGACGGCTTTTCCGTCGCGGAAATCGCCGCGGAAGCCGGTATGACTCAGCGAGCCGTTCAGCGGCGGCTGGCGCTGATTCGTCAGACGTGGCGCGAGTCGGCCGGTGTTCCCAACTGA
- a CDS encoding Uma2 family endonuclease has translation MASVIHQRFSVVQYDRMIDAGIIAEDEPVELINGEIVRKMPIGKRHLATVNRLTQLLVNRLDSRAQVSTQNPVVFEDSEPEPDISVLAWRDDFYASGKPRAEDVALLIEVADASLEYDRDVKRPLYAQAHIADFWIVNLVSSVLEVHRDPQPDGSYASEQSLASGDLVRPLAFPDLELRVDEMLGI, from the coding sequence ATGGCGTCGGTCATTCATCAGCGTTTCTCCGTCGTGCAATACGACCGGATGATCGACGCGGGCATCATTGCCGAAGACGAACCAGTGGAACTGATTAACGGGGAGATCGTCCGGAAAATGCCCATCGGAAAGCGACATCTCGCAACCGTTAATCGCCTGACACAACTGCTCGTCAACCGGCTCGATTCACGGGCACAGGTCAGCACTCAGAATCCCGTGGTCTTCGAAGACAGTGAGCCGGAACCGGATATTTCGGTGCTGGCGTGGCGGGATGACTTCTATGCTTCCGGGAAGCCGCGAGCCGAAGATGTCGCGTTACTGATCGAAGTTGCCGACGCGTCTCTGGAATACGATCGCGACGTCAAGCGACCGCTGTACGCTCAGGCGCATATCGCGGATTTCTGGATCGTCAACCTGGTCAGTTCCGTGCTGGAAGTGCATCGTGATCCGCAGCCCGATGGATCGTACGCGTCCGAACAGTCGCTGGCTTCCGGCGATCTGGTGCGTCCACTGGCGTTTCCTGATCTGGAACTGCGCGTCGACGAGATGCTGGGAATCTGA
- a CDS encoding ATP-binding cassette domain-containing protein, translated as MVEHDPDFIEAADEVIEIGPAAGQDGGTVVFQGTPAELLRSNTVTGRSLAAAREMQRRANGTPSRPVDTEPPTAKVPQKKERSETRWLKLRNVNCHNIRGLDVDIPLGTICAVTGVSGSGKSSLIADALYPHVARMLGQVCDPPSDASVASIDGVSQIGGIEMLDQSSLKTSSRSVPATYVGAFDDIRGVLADTHEARKRNYKAGMFSFNSAKGGRCENCSGLGSVTIEMQFLADIETTCDVCGGKRFRADVLEVRYRDRSVCDILDMTSDDAFTFFNGHRRIQQRLNSLRQAGLGYVRLGQPISTLSGGECQRLRIASLLAGTDASAESPRTAGKASSAESAALGTLFILDEPSTGLHLHDIDQLMQCLNHLVEIGHSILVIEHDQSLIAHADYIIELGPGAGKSGGRIIFAGPQTGPDLVS; from the coding sequence GTGGTTGAACACGATCCGGACTTCATCGAAGCGGCGGACGAAGTCATCGAAATCGGCCCGGCCGCCGGTCAGGACGGCGGTACCGTTGTCTTTCAGGGAACGCCCGCCGAACTGCTTCGATCAAACACCGTCACCGGACGTTCGCTGGCCGCGGCTCGCGAGATGCAGCGGCGCGCGAACGGGACTCCTTCGCGGCCCGTTGACACTGAACCGCCGACAGCGAAGGTTCCGCAGAAGAAGGAGCGTTCGGAAACTCGCTGGCTGAAACTTCGCAACGTGAACTGCCACAACATACGCGGGCTGGACGTCGACATCCCGCTCGGGACGATCTGCGCGGTGACGGGCGTGAGCGGCAGCGGGAAGAGTTCGCTGATTGCCGACGCTCTGTATCCGCATGTGGCTCGAATGCTGGGACAGGTCTGCGATCCTCCGTCGGACGCGTCGGTCGCATCGATTGACGGCGTGTCGCAGATCGGCGGTATCGAGATGCTGGACCAGTCGTCGCTGAAGACGTCCAGCCGCAGCGTTCCCGCGACGTATGTGGGAGCTTTCGACGATATCCGCGGGGTGCTGGCGGATACTCACGAAGCACGAAAGCGAAATTACAAAGCCGGCATGTTCAGCTTCAATTCGGCAAAGGGAGGCCGGTGCGAAAACTGCAGCGGGCTGGGTAGTGTGACGATCGAAATGCAGTTTCTGGCCGACATCGAAACCACCTGCGACGTCTGCGGCGGAAAACGGTTTCGAGCGGACGTGCTGGAAGTGCGTTATCGCGATCGGTCTGTGTGCGACATTCTGGACATGACCTCCGATGACGCATTCACGTTCTTCAACGGGCATCGACGCATCCAGCAGCGGCTGAATTCGCTGCGGCAGGCGGGGCTGGGCTACGTGCGACTCGGCCAGCCGATTTCGACTCTGTCAGGAGGAGAATGCCAGCGTCTGCGAATCGCGTCGCTGCTTGCGGGAACGGACGCGTCCGCCGAGTCCCCCCGAACGGCCGGAAAAGCGTCGTCCGCCGAATCCGCGGCGCTGGGGACACTGTTCATTCTGGACGAACCGTCTACCGGACTGCATTTGCACGACATCGATCAGTTGATGCAGTGTTTGAACCACCTTGTTGAGATCGGGCATTCCATCCTTGTGATCGAACACGATCAGTCACTGATTGCTCACGCGGACTACATCATCGAACTTGGCCCCGGCGCAGGAAAGTCCGGCGGCCGGATCATCTTCGCCGGACCACAAACAGGGCCGGATCTCGTGTCCTGA